Proteins co-encoded in one Astyanax mexicanus isolate ESR-SI-001 chromosome 1, AstMex3_surface, whole genome shotgun sequence genomic window:
- the LOC125800711 gene encoding gastrula zinc finger protein XlCGF67.1-like encodes MQKEERKKTYHCMQCRMSFTCRRHFQIHKRTHTGQKLFYCSQCDKCFPYQSHLQIHQRVHTGEKPFYCSHCGKRFRDQGNLKTHERIHSGEKPFYCSLCGKTFTQQSTLQQHERIHTGERPFSCSDCGKRFTQKIHLQIHYRTHTGEKPYHCSACGKTFKQLSNLQQHRRTHTGEKSYCCAVCGNNFAELCSLQQHPCIHKGQKQFYCQHCGKCFTEKANLRQHKRIHTREKPHQCFYCGKHFTQMGNLQRHQRVKHYNLK; translated from the coding sequence ATGCAGAAGGAAGAGCGGAAGAAAACTTACCACTGCATGCAGTGTAGGATGAGTTTTACATGTCGACGTCATTTCCAAATACACAAGCGCACTCACACAGGACAGAAGCTGTTTTACTGCTCACAGTGTGATAAATGTTTTCCTTATCAGAGTCatctccaaatacaccagcgtgttcacactgggGAGAAACCTTTTTACTGCTCACACTGTGGGAAGAGGTTTAGAGACCAAGGTAACCTCAAAACACACGAGCGCATTCACTCAGGAGAGAAGCCGTTTTACTGCTCGTTGTGCGGGAAGACTTTTACTCAGCAGAGTACTCTCCAACAACAtgagcgcattcacacaggagagagaccaTTTTCTTGCTCAGACTGCGGTAAAAGATTTACTCAGAAGATCCATCTACAGATACACTACCgcactcacactggagagaagccgtACCACTGCTCTGCGTGCGGGAAGACGTTTAAGCAGCTGAGCAATCTCCAACAGCATCGACGCactcatacaggagagaagtcgTACTGCTGCGCCGTGTGTGGAAATAATTTTGCAGAACTCTGTAGTCTTCAACAACACCCCTGCATTCACAAAGGACAGAAACAGTTTTACTGCCAACATTGTGGAAAGTGTTTTACAGAAAAAGCCAATCTTAGACAACACAAGCGCATTCACACTagagagaaaccgcatcagtgTTTTTACTGTGGGAAGCATTTTACCCAAATGGGTAATCTCCAACGGCATCAGCGCGTCAAACATTACAATCTCAAATAG
- the prps1a gene encoding ribose-phosphate pyrophosphokinase 1a isoform X1, producing MPNIKIFSGSSHPDLSQKIADRLGQELGKVVTKKFSNQETCVEIGESVRGEDVYIVQSGCGEINDNLMELLIMINACKIASASRVTAVIPCFPYARQDKKDKVGSRAPISAKLVANMLSVAGADHIITMDLHASQIQGFFDIPVDNLYAEPAVLKWIKENINEWKNCTIVSPDAGGAKRVTSIADRLNVDFALIHKERKKANEVDRMVLVGDVKDRVAILVDDMADTCGTICHAADKLVSAGATKVYAILTHGIFSGPAISRINNANFEAVVVTNTIPQEDKIKHCNKIQVIDISMILAEAIRRTHNGESVSYLFSHVPL from the exons ATGCCTAACATCAAGATTTTCAGCGGCAGTTCGCATCCAGACCTGTCTCAGAAGATCGCTGACCGGCTGGGGCAGGAGCTGGGGAAAGTTGTCACCAAGAAGTTCAGCAATCAGGAAACATG TGTAGAGATCGGCGAGAGCGTGCGTGGAGAGGACGTTTACATTGTTCAGAGTGGCTGTGGTGAGATAAACGATAACCTGATGGAGTTATTGATTATGATCAATGCGTGTAAGATCGCGTCAGCCTCACGAGTGACTGCGGTCATCCCCTGCTTTCCCTACGCCAGACAAGACAAGAAGGATAAGGTGGGG AGCCGGGCACCAATCTCTGCCAAGTTAGTTGCCAACATGCTTTCAGTAGCTGGAGCTGATCACATTATCACTATGGACCTGCATGCCTCTCAGATACag ggtTTTTTTGATATCCCAGTGGATAATCTGTATGCTGAGCCTGCAGTTCTGAAGTGGATCAAGGAAAACATTAACGAGTGGAAGAACTGCACTATCGTTTCACCTGATGCAGGCGGAGCCAAGAG ggtGACGTCCATAGCAGATCGTCTGAACGTAGACTTTGCTCTGAtacataaagagagaaagaaggcaaATGAAGTTGACCGCATGGTTCTTGTCGGTGATGTGAAGGACAGAGTGGCCATCCTTGTGGACGACATGGCCGATACCTGTGGCACCATCTGCCATGCAGCAGACAA GTTGGTTTCTGCTGGAGCTACCAAAGTTTACGCTATTCTGACCCATGGCATCTTCTCTGGGCCTGCAATCTCTCGTATAAACAATGCCAACTTTGAGGCTGTGGTCGTCACCAATACCATTCCACAGGAGGACAAGATCAAACACTGCAACAAGATACAG
- the LOC103029646 gene encoding zinc finger protein 239 isoform X1, producing the protein MCAAGRNGRFDCFLSGPVWGTDGGLVVGQCWKERAAANMNAGLVFLCVPSTNLYLQLHHQVPPQEVLQVADTRTGQQTSSDDLLTNASPEQTETETGKERTHLCAECGKSFTQQSDLQRHQHTHSGDKPYHCLECGRGFIQQSDLQLHQRTHTGERPFDCSHCGKSFTHRNSLQRHQLIHSGVKPYECPHCAKTFTHKNSLQRHKSVHTGEKPYDCSDCGKSFIDKGHLKKHQRVHTGEKPYQCGFCGRSFAQQSYLHQHHRTHTGERPYYCSECGKSFTQLSSLQLHQRTHSGEKPFLCAGCGTSFTHKSSLQRHQLTHTGEKPYECSWCGRSFTEQSNLQRHQRTHFIKVTV; encoded by the exons ATGTGCGCTGCTGGGCGGAACGGCCGGTTTGACTGTTTTCTGTCCGGGCCTGTCTGGGGGACGGACGGAGGTTTGGTTGTTGGGCAGTGCTGGAAAGAGAGAGCTGCA gcaAACATGAATGCTGGCCTTGTCTTCCTCTGTGTGCCCAGCACCAATCTGTATCTACAACTCCATCATCAGGTTCCACCACAAGAAGTGCTTCAGGTTGCTGACACCAGAACAGGTCAACAAACATCCTCTGATGATCTCCTCACTAATGCTTCTCCTgaacaaacagagacagaaacggGCAAGGAGAGAACTCACCTCTGtgcagagtgtgggaagagttttactcagcaGAGTGATCTCCAGCGACACCAGCACACTCACTCCGGAGACAAACCTTATCACTGTCTGGAGTGTGGGAGGGGGTTTATTCAGCAGAGTGACCTCCAGCTTCACCAGCGCACCCACACAGGAGAGAGGCCTTTTGACTGCTCGCACTGCGGGAAGAGCTTTACCCACAGGAACAGTCTTCAGCGGCATCAGCTCATCCACTCTGGTGTAAAGCCGTATGAATGCCCGCACTGCGCTAAGACATTTACTCACAAGAACAGTCTCCAGCGACACAAAAGTGTTCACACAGGTGAGAAACCGTATGattgctcagactgcgggaagagcttTATCGACAAAGgacatctcaaaaaacaccagcgtgttcacacagGGGAGAAGCCCTATCAGTGTGGGTTCTGCGGGAGGAGTTTTGCACAACAGAGTTATCTTCATCAGCATCACCGGACTCACACAGGAGAGAGGCCGTACTATTGCTCggagtgcgggaagagcttcacTCAGCTGAGCAGCCTCCAACTGCACCAACGTACTCACTCAGGGGAGAAGCCATTTTTGTGCGCGGGGTGCGGGACCAGTTTTACCCATAAAAGTAGTCTCCAGCGACACCAGCTCACTCACACAGGAGAAAAGCCTTATGAGTGTTCGTGGTGTGGTAGAAGTTTTACCGAACAAAGTAATCTTCAACGACACCAGCGCACTCACTTTATAAAAGTAACAGTTTAA
- the prps1a gene encoding ribose-phosphate pyrophosphokinase 1a isoform X2 — protein MPNIKIFSGSSHPDLSQKIADRLGQELGKVVTKKFSNQETCVEIGESVRGEDVYIVQSGCGEINDNLMELLIMINACKIASASRVTAVIPCFPYARQDKKDKSRAPISAKLVANMLSVAGADHIITMDLHASQIQGFFDIPVDNLYAEPAVLKWIKENINEWKNCTIVSPDAGGAKRVTSIADRLNVDFALIHKERKKANEVDRMVLVGDVKDRVAILVDDMADTCGTICHAADKLVSAGATKVYAILTHGIFSGPAISRINNANFEAVVVTNTIPQEDKIKHCNKIQVIDISMILAEAIRRTHNGESVSYLFSHVPL, from the exons ATGCCTAACATCAAGATTTTCAGCGGCAGTTCGCATCCAGACCTGTCTCAGAAGATCGCTGACCGGCTGGGGCAGGAGCTGGGGAAAGTTGTCACCAAGAAGTTCAGCAATCAGGAAACATG TGTAGAGATCGGCGAGAGCGTGCGTGGAGAGGACGTTTACATTGTTCAGAGTGGCTGTGGTGAGATAAACGATAACCTGATGGAGTTATTGATTATGATCAATGCGTGTAAGATCGCGTCAGCCTCACGAGTGACTGCGGTCATCCCCTGCTTTCCCTACGCCAGACAAGACAAGAAGGATAAG AGCCGGGCACCAATCTCTGCCAAGTTAGTTGCCAACATGCTTTCAGTAGCTGGAGCTGATCACATTATCACTATGGACCTGCATGCCTCTCAGATACag ggtTTTTTTGATATCCCAGTGGATAATCTGTATGCTGAGCCTGCAGTTCTGAAGTGGATCAAGGAAAACATTAACGAGTGGAAGAACTGCACTATCGTTTCACCTGATGCAGGCGGAGCCAAGAG ggtGACGTCCATAGCAGATCGTCTGAACGTAGACTTTGCTCTGAtacataaagagagaaagaaggcaaATGAAGTTGACCGCATGGTTCTTGTCGGTGATGTGAAGGACAGAGTGGCCATCCTTGTGGACGACATGGCCGATACCTGTGGCACCATCTGCCATGCAGCAGACAA GTTGGTTTCTGCTGGAGCTACCAAAGTTTACGCTATTCTGACCCATGGCATCTTCTCTGGGCCTGCAATCTCTCGTATAAACAATGCCAACTTTGAGGCTGTGGTCGTCACCAATACCATTCCACAGGAGGACAAGATCAAACACTGCAACAAGATACAG
- the LOC103029646 gene encoding zinc finger protein 239 isoform X2 encodes MNAGLVFLCVPSTNLYLQLHHQVPPQEVLQVADTRTGQQTSSDDLLTNASPEQTETETGKERTHLCAECGKSFTQQSDLQRHQHTHSGDKPYHCLECGRGFIQQSDLQLHQRTHTGERPFDCSHCGKSFTHRNSLQRHQLIHSGVKPYECPHCAKTFTHKNSLQRHKSVHTGEKPYDCSDCGKSFIDKGHLKKHQRVHTGEKPYQCGFCGRSFAQQSYLHQHHRTHTGERPYYCSECGKSFTQLSSLQLHQRTHSGEKPFLCAGCGTSFTHKSSLQRHQLTHTGEKPYECSWCGRSFTEQSNLQRHQRTHFIKVTV; translated from the coding sequence ATGAATGCTGGCCTTGTCTTCCTCTGTGTGCCCAGCACCAATCTGTATCTACAACTCCATCATCAGGTTCCACCACAAGAAGTGCTTCAGGTTGCTGACACCAGAACAGGTCAACAAACATCCTCTGATGATCTCCTCACTAATGCTTCTCCTgaacaaacagagacagaaacggGCAAGGAGAGAACTCACCTCTGtgcagagtgtgggaagagttttactcagcaGAGTGATCTCCAGCGACACCAGCACACTCACTCCGGAGACAAACCTTATCACTGTCTGGAGTGTGGGAGGGGGTTTATTCAGCAGAGTGACCTCCAGCTTCACCAGCGCACCCACACAGGAGAGAGGCCTTTTGACTGCTCGCACTGCGGGAAGAGCTTTACCCACAGGAACAGTCTTCAGCGGCATCAGCTCATCCACTCTGGTGTAAAGCCGTATGAATGCCCGCACTGCGCTAAGACATTTACTCACAAGAACAGTCTCCAGCGACACAAAAGTGTTCACACAGGTGAGAAACCGTATGattgctcagactgcgggaagagcttTATCGACAAAGgacatctcaaaaaacaccagcgtgttcacacagGGGAGAAGCCCTATCAGTGTGGGTTCTGCGGGAGGAGTTTTGCACAACAGAGTTATCTTCATCAGCATCACCGGACTCACACAGGAGAGAGGCCGTACTATTGCTCggagtgcgggaagagcttcacTCAGCTGAGCAGCCTCCAACTGCACCAACGTACTCACTCAGGGGAGAAGCCATTTTTGTGCGCGGGGTGCGGGACCAGTTTTACCCATAAAAGTAGTCTCCAGCGACACCAGCTCACTCACACAGGAGAAAAGCCTTATGAGTGTTCGTGGTGTGGTAGAAGTTTTACCGAACAAAGTAATCTTCAACGACACCAGCGCACTCACTTTATAAAAGTAACAGTTTAA
- the LOC125800699 gene encoding zinc finger protein 239-like, which produces MDQVRNHLCPQCGKSFTKKSDLNLHHCSQADEKQHNCLHCERSLTEQSEPEPHQCTLVEEKPYDCLQCEKSFTAQADVGLHKHVHIGDKLYDCPLCGKSFTQQGGLQRHQRIHTGEKPYCCSECGKRFTQHSTLQRHQRIHTGEKPYNCSDCGKSFTRQCHLHQHRRIHTGERPFYCVECGKSFTQKSTLQLHQRTHTGEKPHYCVECGKSFAQQSTLQLHQRIHTGEKPYYCTECEKSFTQQSTLQLHQRTHSGLKPYDCFQCGKSFSHRGNLRAHLSIHTGERPFKCPLCAKTFSQERTLKKHQRIHTKA; this is translated from the coding sequence ATGGACCAGGTGAGAAATCACCTCTGCCCacaatgtgggaagagttttactaaaaaGAGTGATCTTAATCTGCACCATTGCTCACAGGCAGATGAGAAACAACACAACTGCTTACACTGTGAGAGGAGTTTAACCGAACAGAGTGAACCTGAACCGCACCAATGCACTCTTGTGGAGGAGAAGCCATATGACTGTTTACagtgtgagaagagttttactgcacaggCTGATGTTGGACTACACAAGCATGTTCACATTGGGGATAAGCTGTATGACTGCCCTctgtgtgggaagagttttactcaacagggtGGTCTCCAACgccaccaacgcattcacacaggagagaagccgTATTGCTGCTCTGAGTGTGGCAAGCGGTTTACTCAGCATAGTACTCttcaacgacaccagcgcattcacactggagagaaaccatataacTGCTCAGACTGCGGCAAGAGTTTTACACGACAGTGTCATCTCCACCaacaccggcgcattcacacaggagaaagaCCTTTTTATTGCGtagaatgtgggaagagttttacccAGAAGAGTACTCTTCAACTACATCAGCGcactcacacaggagagaagccgCATTACTGTGttgagtgtggaaagagttttgctCAGCAAAGTACTCTCCAATTACATCAGCgcattcataccggagagaagcCGTACTACTGTACAgagtgtgagaagagttttactcaacagagtactctccaacTGCACCAGCGCACTCACAGTGGGCTTAAGCCATATGACTGTTTTCAGTGCGGGAAGAGCTTTAGTCACAGAGGAAATCTCAGAGCACACCTtagcattcacacaggagagaggcCATTCAAGTGTCCACTGTGTGCGAAGACTTTCAGCCAGGAAAGGactcttaaaaaacaccagcgtattcacaccaAGGCGTAA
- the nexmifa gene encoding neurite extension and migration factor, translating into MDVLQESRFAGPEHCPDPPNTENGSHDQLSGDSHTLRIHDSTEPSLLAPPIIGSSSGTAEVTLSVTDLHDESVSNAASLSSLSSFSSLSSLSSLSSVSCSKPVTPWSVPQSCDRTTLSSMDSGGGDCLSCLIPKNQSCESVLGLTSEFQPCPASNISMQCLGSAPNAGRFGDQVLSDQLLSGPTHAAGVNENAEEGKSMRESESDDDPASRSIYESLGEEAQDWSCLESLISESRMELLDLCSRSELAVNLFCEEDVENYMFQEEESTLGTDVCSLKIRYESYPDGAQERTETPLQDESQLGFFPALPCSRTEDLKDKPDLPIEEKTDAPTTPNSNFLFDLSNSPEDSGEFSDDSYCTGSSPDAWQAQRPHGQLSRENSSSSSQLSYRLRAKRKVAFREDYLYDVDSIESEKNAEKRKKTSIGPKKERDDDWCPKKRRRSYRKEPPVIIKYIIINRFKGEKHMQVKLSKVDPSVLMVHLSPDTLLHYERLAPLKGYWQRKEKEQQEQNKLAAADKTKRLNGCKRPPSTNPKRKQRRASRLRIQQIHAVETSTLSQTAAASSNNQQEMTKSLKSTEESQEGTTHDALDRVETSKIIYPARAKSRTEEREERRKGGKIGKIKKFKSEARLRSKKLKEAQNEENSTASELTELSSCLPENLSNSLESNFTTNQTSVEKCTLSPTAPGTNGNVGLLPGGYLQTLLETSDTSSSANVTYFPTDQQQSGLLPMAAPLQSAQTCVLSPPSESELPHSPQPLGHIPHHTQYPDTNHTEQNYPVTWPSQPTVEQLSFSPDIPTQSPVMPPGFPRPMPVLAGENATVTGYGQVPLGACRMPFEEPLLPEPHSDADYGLSPAGSRGENGMGRLVSFNSLGSLSAASSNYSSLSLRDGEREREDEMSEINEGFLSHCSPRLVLQQSLEEVTPLRESTDLLDISNFTPDKFRHSSLSEMSPPDTPSPSPQLLGNCGKGGGFSETGGANVRFNCSTVPQLEQDAFGNTHLLQTFSVDDEEEGLQGNKGSKKKGGKNGQSTKKSKTPKAAKGEKVKGSRSAKKIKALLEGKAAKGGERLDSGAPSPTPSLSLMGAQGEWPNVGGLSDDDQGEFQEPSNILSNIVSGMAEVQRFMRASVEPLWGPCLSPGQHALQSQTLKILGSSVDLKKRGGSSGLAKGRKGAGRGGKSSPKLLPSGFFPPLGMDCLPLPHRPAHKKMYRHKNTTKFARDELLAGKRDIKGVALTALVEKQR; encoded by the exons ATGGATGTTCTACAGGAGTCTCGTTTTGCAGGCCCAGAGCACTGCCCTGATCCTCCAAACACTGAAAATG GCTCGCATGATCAGCTCTCTGGCGATTCACATACTCTGAGGATCCATGACTCCACTGAGCCTTCtcttttagctccacccattataGGTTCCTCAAGTGGGACAGCTGAGGTCACACTCAGTGTGACGGACCTGCACGATGAATCTGTCTCAAATGCTGcttctctgtcctctctctcctcgttctcttctctctcctccctctcatCCCTCTCCTCTGTCTCTTGCTCCAAACCAGTAACTCCCTGGTCTGTGCCTCAGAGCTGTGATAGGACAACCCTTTCCAGCATGGATTCTGGGGGAGGAGACTGCCTGAGCTGTCTTATTCCCAAGAATCAATCATGTGAATCTGTGCTTGGATTGACCTCTGAGTTCCAGCCATGCCCTGCCTCCAACATCAGCATGCAGTGCCTTGGCTCTGCCCCTAATGCAGGGCGCTTTGGTGACCAAGTGCTGTCTGACCAGTTGCTTAGCGGCCCCACCCATGCAGCTGGAGTCAACGAAAACGCTGAGGAAGGGAAGTCAATGAGAGAGAGCGAATCAGACGATGATCCTGCTTCTAGGAGTATATATGAGAGCCTGGGGGAGGAGGCACAGGACTGGAGCTGTCTGGAGTCCCTGATCAGTGAGAGCCGAATGGAACTGCTGGACCTGTGTTCTCGCAGCGAACTAGCAGTCAATCTGTTCTGCGAGGAAGATGTGGAAAACTACATGTTCCAAGAAGAGGAGTCAACACTGGGTACTGACGTCTGTTCGCTCAAAATTCGCTACGAGTCTTACCCAGATGGAGCGCAGGAACGAACTGAAACTCCTTTGCAAGATGAATCCCAGCTAGGTTTTTTTCCTGCTCTACCTTGTAGCAGAACAGAGGACTTGAAAGACAAACCAGACCTGCCAATTGAGGAGAAGACAGATGCCCCAACAACCCCCAACAGCAACTTTCTCTTTGACCTCAGTAATTCACCAGAAGACTCTGGTGAGTTTAGTGATGACAGCTATTGCACTGGCTCTTCTCCTGACGCCTGGCAGGCCCAACGACCCCATGGGCAACTGTCCAGGGAGAACTCAAGCTCCTCCAGCCAGCTTAGTTATCGCCTTCGTGCCAAGAGGAAGGTAGCTTTTCGAGAAGATTATTTGTATGATGTCGACTCCATAGAAAGCGAGAAGAATGCAGAAAAACGCAAAAAGACGTCCATCGGACCAAAAAAGGAACGAGATGATGACTGGTGCCCAAAGAAACGGCGCCGGTCCTATCGGAAGGAGCCACCTGTCATCATTAAATATATCATCATTAATCGCTTTAAAGGTGAGAAGCACATGCAGGTGAAGTTAAGCAAAGTAGACCCCTCCGTCTTGATGGTCCATCTGAGTCCAGATACTCTACTGCATTATGAAAGACTGGCACCTCTGAAGGGCTACTGGCAGAGGAAAGAAAAGGAACAACAGGAGCAGAACAAATTAGCAGCTGCAGACAAAACCAAACGCCTCAATGGCTGCAAGCGGCCACCGAGCACCAACCCCAAGCGTAAACAAAGGAGAGCAAGTAGACTCAGGATTCAACAGATCCATGCAGTAGAGACTTCAACCCTCAGTCAAACTGCAGCTGCCTCCTCTAACAATCAACAAGAAATGACTAAATCCTTAAAAAGCACAGAAGAATCACAAGAGGGCACTACACATGATGCCTTGGACAGGGTGGAGACAAGTAAGATAATATACCCAGCCAGGGCTAAGAGCAGAactgaagagagagaggagaggagaaaaggGGGTAAAATAGGAAAGATAAAAAAGTTCAAAAGTGAAGCCAGACTAAGGTCTAAAAAGCTAAAAGAAGCACAGAATGAGGAAAACTCCACTGCCTCTGAGCTTACAGAGTTAAGTTCTTGTTTACCTGAAAACCTTAGTAACTCTTTGGAAAGTAATTTTACCACAAACCAGACCTCGGTTGAAAAATGCACTTTGAGTCCCACTGCCCCTGGGACTAATGGGAATGTGGGACTTCTACCTGGTGGATACCTTCAGACTCTTCTGGAAACTTCTGATACATCCAGCAGTGCCAATGTCACGTATTTCCCCACAGACCAGCAGCAGTCAGGGTTGCTACCTATGGCAGCCCCCCTGCAATCAGCTCAGACCTGTGTGCTCTCCCCTCCCTCAGAGTCTGAGCTGCCCCATTCACCACAGCCTCTCGgtcacattccacaccacacacagtatCCTGACACCAACCACACAGAACAAAATTACCCAGTCACATGGCCTTCCCAACCTACTGTTGAGCAGCTGTCATTTTCTCCTGACATTCCAACTCAGTCCCCAGTCATGCCACCAGGCTTTCCCAGGCCAATGCCAGTATTAGCAGGGGAGAATGCAACAGTGACAGGGTATGGTCAGGTGCCACTTGGTGCCTGCAGGATGCCTTTTGAAGAACCACTTTTGCCAGAGCCCCACTCGGATGCTGATTATGGGCTCAGCCCTGCAGGGTCACGGGGTGAAAATGGCATGGGGCGACTTGTCAGCTTTAACTCCTTAGGGTCGCTTTCTGCAGCTTCTAGCAACTACAGTTCACTTAGcctgagagatggagagagggaaagagaggatgAGATGAGTGAGATCAATGAGGGCTTCTTGTCACACTGCAGCCCCAGGCTAGTTCTGCAGCAGAGTCTTGAGGAAGTCACTCCACTTCGAGAGTCCACTGACTTGCTTGATATCTCAAACTTTACCCCTGACAAGTTTCGCCATTCCTCTCTGTCTGAGATGTCCCCACCTGACACTCCAAGCCCCAGTCCACAGCTGCTAGGTAACTGTGGAAAAGGGGGAGGTTTTTCAGAGACAGGAGGGGCTAATGTGCGGTTCAACTGCAGTACTGTTCCCCAACTTGAGCAAGATGCATTTGGGAACACGCACCTCTTACAGACCTTCAGTGTAGATGATGAGGAAGAAGGGCTTCAGGGTAATAAGGGTTCAAAAAAGAAGGGTGGAAAGAATGGACAAAGCACCAAAAAGAGCAAAACCCCCAAGGCAGCTAAAGGAGAGAAAGTAAAGGGTTCACGTTCTGCTAAGAAGATCAAGGCACTGCTGGAAGGGAAAGCAGCCAAAGGTGGGGAGAGATTAGACAGTGGTGCTCCCTCTCCAACTCCCTCTCTGAGCTTAATGGGAGCTCAGGGGGAGTGGCCAAACGTTGGAGGACTATCAGACGATGACCAGGGTGAGTTCCAGGAGCCTTCAAACATCTTGTCTAACATAGTCTCCGGTATGGCGGAGGTACAGCGTTTCATGCGGGCCTCAGTGGAACCACTTTGGGGACCTTGTTTGTCACCAGGCCAGCATGCTCTCCAAAGTCAGACACTCAAGATTCTGGGAAGCAGCGTTGACCTTAAGAAACGGGGTGGCTCTTCAGGCCTGGCAAAGGGTCGGAAGGGGGCAGGTCGCGGTGGTAAATCTTCACCAAAACTGCTCCCGTCCGGCTTCTTCCCACCTCTTGGTATGGACTGCCTCCCGCTTCCACATCGACCCGCTCACAAGAAGATGTATCGTCACAAAAACACCACAAAGTTCGCCCGTGATGAACTATTGGCGGGTAAAAGGGACATTAAAGGAGTAGCGCTGACTGCTTTGGTAGAAAAACAGAGGTAA